Below is a window of Sylvia atricapilla isolate bSylAtr1 chromosome 17, bSylAtr1.pri, whole genome shotgun sequence DNA.
CATAGAAAAATTTGTATTATCGGGGTGGAGGATCAGTGCAGAGAGGGGCCCAGACTAAGGTGGGAAGGTTtgggcagggctggtgctgggagaTCTGTAGCACTAAACCTGTGATAGCAAAGAGAGGGGGGGATCCCCATGTCCTCAGGTCAGCTGTGTGGTGATGTGCAGAGCAGGGTGCTCGTGTGCACTGTGACAAGGGGGAGAGAGGTTACAGTGGTGTGAAGGGGGAGAGTGCTGAAAAAGATGGAAGGGTAAATGAAACActccaggctgaaaaataaaaagttttacTGGAGAGACCTGATGTGACCTagtttaaagcagaaaataattctcaaTGGGCACTGCAGAAGGTTGGAGTCTTTCTAGGATGTTGGGGAGGGTGATTTTTTTAGTCATTTGATGTAAATGTAGTTGATAAAGTGCAAATTTTGTAGGTGTTTCCACAGGGCCTTTTAGATATagagcattttctttctttactggTCAGCCAACACCTTCCATCTTTTCCTGGGTGTCCTTCCTGGTTAGTTTTTCTTATCAAAGCCCCTACTGTTGTACCCTACAAGTTTTTCAGTTGCTCACTGCTTCTGTTTCCCAAGAATTAATAAAGGTGGCTGGCACTAAGTGGCAAATTTACCTGTGTCAAGTTACACCTTTTAACCCTTGACATTAACTTTTTTTCATGCAggcatttcattttaatttttcacacaAAGGTTTGAATCAATTTCATGATATAAGTGGCTTGTCAGTTTTAGTTCTTCAACTATGTCTGAAATTAAGGCAAGACTATCTATCTGTAAAATTCCCCTGCCTTTTAGTCTCCCCTAGCTAAACATGACTCTTCAAATGTGTTTGTTTAGACGTGAACCTCTGGCTCTTATCAACCTCaaaaagaaacatgaagaaaCTGGGGAAGAAGAACTTGCCTCTCGCTTGGATCACTGCAAAGCAAAAGCCACCAGGCACATATTCCTCATCCGTCATTCCCAGTATAATTTGGATGGCAGGGCTGATAAAGACAGAACTCTGACCCCACTGGGTAGGTATCACTGGCAGCATCATACTTTGCATtttgaggaaattatttttcaggtgATGAGTACAGGTCAGTAACTCAGCACTGTTCTGGGTCTTGCTGCCAAACATAAATCTACTTTCTGGATTCCTTTGTGGCAGAAAGATGTCATGGataagtttgttttcttcagttttgatCCGAACATTAAGATGTGATTTAGTTGTAGAGAAACTTGTCAAAGGAAATTCCAAATTATCTTAAGGTTGCTTGAACAAATTTTCATGCCAGCTGATGTAATTCCTAAGGGCTGAGGCTTTTAAACTTCACTCCATTGAGAtgaatttttcttgtgtttctccTTATTTAATCTgctgatttattaaaaagaaaacacctctgACTTTGAGCTGGAGtctttataattaaatatactgcacttttgctgctgtcactgtttCTGGGAGTACTGCTAATCACTTACATTAAATGAGGATAACCTTTGTCTGTGTTAATCTTAACTCACTGATCCTGTGACTAGGTCTCATGCTAATTACTATTACTTttaataatgtaatttaaaaatggtgAACACTTCCTTGATTATATATGTGccaaaactgttttcagagGGGGAAGAATTAATACTGTGGACTTTTTTTCCACCCACATCTCAATTACTGGTGTGCAAACAGGAGTGAAATGCTAATTGTAGGCCTCAAGTGCATTCTTAAACTGGTAACAAAGTATAATGTTAATCCTGTCTCATCCTGTGCCTTAAGTGACTTAGCCTGTCTGTCGTCTTTTCACCTGCCTGCCTGAAAGGTGGGATGAACCTTCCTGAGGCTGCCCAGGTGCTGTGAGCTGTGCCAAGCTGGTGTTGGCTTTATGAACAACACCACACTGTCAGCCCTGAGGGGGTTGTTGCTTCCTGGGATGGGGATAGCAGAAATATTGAGTACTTCAGTGAAAGTTGCTGAATAAGTTTcgaggggttttttttgttgttgtgtgggtttttttgtttggtttttttttttttttcctaattgagacaaaccaatttttttcctgccgATGAAAGCACAACTTCAGATTGTCCAACCAGTAAGCTTGGCATGAGTAGTGGCtctgatgaaaatattttccagttgccttttgaaaggaaaaagcctGATGTTGATGTAGACCTTTCCTGTCTGCTGGACTCTCTCTTGGTAGTTTGAGGTGCTAGTGGGAGTGTCACCCATTTATACAGTGAATGTGCTGTTTCAGGTCGGGAGCAGGCTGAACTGACTGGACGCAGGCTGGCAAGTTTGGGGTTAAAATTCGATCAGATTATCCACTCCTCCATGACTAGAGCGACTGAAACAACTGAAATTATAAGCAAACATCTCCCAGGTAAGAAACTTCCCTTAATTTTGCATTGTCTTCTGATCCTTAAAACTGCTTCCAGTAGAAGTCTAAGCTCGTCCTTGAAGTCGAGATGTTATTTAGCCacttcccagccctgtgtgaaTGTTTGTATTTATAAAGAAACCTACAGGCgtaattctgcttttttccagTTTATCTTTAAAAGTACAAATAGGCTTTTTCAAAGTGTAAAAGTGTAACAGACAGGGAGAAGAGCTTGCTGCTCTGTTCAGTTGGAATAAGTTGTCTTGCTGATGGCAAAACAGTTTTGTTGGAGAGATACACATCCCTTGACAGAAATGTGTAGACTAAAATGGACTTTAGGATGGAGAGTAAGCATTCCTCAAAAAAAGACTGTGAGAAATGTACTGATTGTAGAGTTGTGGGGCTGTTTGTAATGGCATGTTAACAACTCCTTTCTGAATGTGTATCTGATTTTTCAGGAGTCAAAAAAATCAGTACTGATCTGCTGAGAGAGGGTGCACCTATAGAACCAGACCCTCCAGTCTCCCACTGGAAACCAGAAGCTGTGGTAAGCTTTTCCCTaaagttttttctgtttatggtttggggttgggatttttttgtataCTCTGTATGGACAGTAGCAATAACTTGCACTGTCTGAGCTGATGTTTGTTATTGCAGCCCTTAGATAATTGcattctttcctcctcctcagtaAGTGTGCAGAACAGTTAAAATAACCAGCATTAGCTGAGCCCCAAGTGTGCAGCCCAGTAACCGAGAGCCCTTGAGGAGATGAGGGggtgcaggcagtgctgctctgagctgtgtgtaACTGTGCCCTCAGCAGTATTACGAGGATGGAGCCCGAATTGAGGCTGCTTTTCGAAACTTCATCCATAGAGCTGATGCCAAGCAGGAGGAGGACAGCTACGAGATCTTCGTGTGCCACGCCAACGTCATCCGCTACATCGTGTGCAGGTAggggctgcctgccctgccctgcccacccggggctgccccagggAGGCTCCCTGAGACACGCTCGGCTTGTGGCACCACTGAGGGGGAGGTTGGGTTGATTTCACTTTTTTGGAGATCAGTGCCTGCATTGTAAGCAGCTGCTTTTGCAAATTCATCCAAGTGCATTTGAAAATCAGAGCGCTTTCATTCTAATTCTAAAGCAAAAATGGCTAAGTTAGTGAAACTTAACCTTTTTTGTACATCTGGACAGTTATTTAATTACTATATGCTTCTGCTTCCATAAACCTGAGGGTAGTGCCTCTTGGAAGATTACAAATAGATGCATTACTGGATGCATCTCTTTGAGGTGACATCAGTTTGAGCTTACATAATTAAAGATTCATTCAGTTTTGGGAATTCTTTACTAATAGGTATTTTTGAGTTATGTTCAAGTTGCATTAGTGTGTTTTTGCAGTAACTTCCAGTATTGGATTAAGGGGAGAGTGGATCTTTCCAATAACATCAAGGTGTtgttcataaagaaaaaaccagtTCTGGATCTTGGCCCATCTCTGTATCCAGTCAGCTGAGTCTGTTTTATTCCTCTTCCCCATCAACAAAGCACTGTCTGTAAGATTTGTCATGAGCAGGACAGATGTGATTAAACTTTAATCTGATCAATACCTACAGCAGTTTCAGTTAGCTTTATTTAGCTGAGCTAGGTAAATGCTGGCCTGTCTGCTCTGTGGGCTGCTTCGGAGCTTTTCAAAATTGCTATACTTGAAATTATCGATCAGGTAAACAGAATATTCCTTCCTGTGCTAAAAAATACCATGCTGTTCCtgccaaggccttttctgaaatacttaCATACTTTTTCTCATTGCTGTTgatttcctcttcattttaaTGTCTCTTCTGTGCCTTCAATTCCAGGCAATCTGATAGCACAACCCTGACACAATCCATGTAACATTTCCTTCAAATCTAGCTTGGCTGTAGCTGGTATTTAATTTCTTGGGCTTTCTACAAGACTGTCATAAGAGCCAAAACCAAGTTATTCTTCAGTATCAGAGGCAAAAGCTGTTTGAGGCACCATGATATTTTTTCCAGCTATTTAATGGAATTGATGGAGCTCCTGAGTTAGGAAATTCAGAATGGCTGCAGaccagctgtgatgctgtgttTCTGAGGAAGGCACAAGGTACTTTTCCTTGTCCCTCCTGGGGAATGATGTAGGCGATGGAAAGTAGTTCTGGTGAATTTCTTGCCTAGGCACCTGCAGGCCACTGGAAGGAATCCTGTgttgctgcctctgctgtggggGGTGTGGCTGAAATTGGGTGTGACAGTCACTGTTGGCCGCATCCCCCTGGCCTCTGCTGAGGCAGCCCTTGTGTGctgagccagctctgccctgtcccacctgcacaggtgctgtggtgctgcagccTCGCGGggacagctgcagcctgggccatcccctgccctgtccatgatggggctgctcagagcactCCTGGCAGtctcactgctgccttctgtcCCCTTGCACTAATCCTGTCAGCAGTAATCACACCCATCTGCTGGACTCTGCTTAGCCAAGTGCACTCTTGGCCCTGGGCCAGTGCCAGTGCTGTGGTTTTATAGCACTTACACAAGAAAAGGCTATTTTCCGGGGCTGACTGGGGGCATTGGTGTGCAAGCTGCACAATGCCCACCAGTGTTTAgtttccccctccttccccccttATCTGGGACAGAAGGTGGTGCTGTGAGGGCTTGTTAATCTAACTGTTCATGGATGTATGTGTTTTTGTCACCAGAGCACTGCAGTTCCCCCCAGAAGGTTGGCTGCGACTGTCCCTCAACAACGGCAGCATCACTCACTTGGTGATACGTCCCAACGGCAGAGTGGCCCTTCGAACACTGGGTGACACAGGTTTCATGCCTCCAGACAAAATCACACGCACCTGAGTGAGCCAAATGGATGGAATGCTGTCCAGGAGATGCCTCTGGTCTCTTTGCACTAGCACATTCTGCTACAGTACCACTAGATTTTTATTACGTTGGGGTGTGATGCTGTCTTAAAAATGTCCTTTAGCCCCATTCCTCCTTCATATTCATGCCTGCCTTTCAGTccagaaaagaagaaacctTTGTAAGCCTGAACGTGTCCAGTCCTTAAGTATTCCCCAAAACTCAAAGCTGAGCTGTGGAATACAGGTTGAATGTCTGCTCAGCAGTTGCCAGAGCACTGACTTTTTCCCCACCCCGCTGTGAATTTCTCTAACCAAAGCTTGCTCCTGTGGGTATTTTTCTTGTGCAGGAAAGCGATTGGTGTGGGAACAGCCTTGTATCACACTGCAGCTAAAACAAAAGGTGAGCCAGCTTGTTCCAGCAGAAGTGACAAACAGGGTATTCTGCTGTCCAAAGGACAAATGGATAAAGCTTCAGTTTTTTTAAGCTGTTGAGTGTGTATATTGATGTTGTGTCATTGTTCCCCTCTGCCCCCAAAAAGCGCATGTAAACTGTGCCTGGAGGTTATGAGCATGAGGGAAAGAGGGTAAGAAACCATTTGCCTCAGAGCTGTGGTGCTAGATCTAACTTCTGCTTATATTAAGGTTCCACCATCCTCAGGATGtcctttaaaatgttcttaagAACGTTTTTCAGCCTTGTAAAGCCTTTAACCAAAACATGGTCTGGAGAAGGCTGTAGGGATGGAGACGGTAGCAGTAAGATGGGGGGAAACAGCAATCTTCTCCAAGTGCTTTCAGTTCCTATTTTTGAGTGCTCTTTCCCATTGATTTGTATTTGTTGATACCTTTCAGAGTAGAGCAATACTACCATGAGTTCAGGTCAGGTCAGAGGccctgcagcactggagcaAAGTGCTGTTGCCAGAATGGTAAGCAGGTTCCCATGGGACAGCTCATCTAGGGCAAGTGTATAGGACAGGCATTGGGCACAATGCTCCAAGTGCTTCCTTTATACAGCTCTGACACTGCTGCACTTATGGCAGGGGTGGGCTCAGAAGCATTCTGAAGCTTGCTGGGCACCTGAACCAGTGTAGAAACTTGGCTCAATTAATAGGTGGAGACTTGGGAAATTTCACCTAATTTCACCATTGTCTGCCTTGGGGAGAGCACAGACTGCAGGACAGCAAAGAGAAGTAGGACAGCAGATATAACTAACTTGTTTGACAGATTCTCTGATTGATAAGGATGTTGATGAGATGCTGAACTTACTCCTGTCAGAGCTGTATGAAGCATAATCAGGGCACACAACCTATGGAGAAGAGGATTTAAGGGTTTGGTACTGAACTGCTGCTACATCAGGGTAAGTTCAAGGAACAGGGTCTGGTAGGGAACAAACTGTTGTGTAGTGTAAGGTGTGGGGGGCAAGAGGAAACCATCATGAAGTATCTCTCATTGATGCAATGAGAATAATTTATCAATTTTTGTctattaactttttaaaagttttgaatAAAATACTTGGTCTGTCTGTCTTGcctgtctcttcagctgaatGGCTGCATGGGCAGTTTGTAGCAAGTgtggctggagctctgcagggactgCTCAGGACAACAGCTCTTTCACCAACCATCTGAAACGTAAACTTGAGGTGGGAACCAGAGCAGTTAATTGTGCACAGCCATTtgcagggctgtgtcaccaCCAAGAGGAACAGGAGCAGCACCTGTAAGATGAAAactctgtgggttttttgtgtgtgtgcacatgtacCCTCTCACACACATCCTGTGTGTCAGTGAAGAAGCTTTTGGTGGGCAGCCAGAGCACACAACACCTCTTGGCACAGGTACAGAATGAACAGCTTTGGTGACACTGTAGGTTGGGGtgaaaagtgaaatttaaaattacgTCTTTTTTACCATAATCTGAGTTCCTGTCTCTTCAGCACTGTAAGATGCTTCTTTCAAGTCTTTGGTGGTGTAGTCCATTGtcactgtgcacacacacaaaagctgCAGGTGTTGTATGAGCAAGGCCTGGACAAAGCACTGAGttgccctgtcctgcccagctcctcctcccacaTCCCATACTGAACACAGGCTGACACTTTCAGCTATTCATTTGATTTTAATAGAAAGTGGGATACTTCTGTAGTTTTAACATGACACTTtgctaattaaaaaacaaccaacaaaaacacaactAATTTTTTGCACCTTTAAAAGTGAACTTTTGGCCAAGAAAACACAATTCAAGCACTATCAGTCTGATTTAAAGTGTCTCCACAGGCTCAGTGTTGAAGGGCTTTCTTCACAAAATCACAAATGATCAAATCCCTACATAAATTGCTATTTTTGTCATAGTTGAAGTAACACATTGTTAGAAAAATGACCTCTTAAGTGCAGTACAACTGGACTAATGCACATTATATAACACAGTAAAAAACATACTCTCCTGACTGAACCAAAACATTACAAAGTGAAAGGAAAGGGTGTGGTGGGTGGAGGGGTGGGTGTGGGGGGTGTCTGGCTACATGTACATACCAGTaacatacatttaaatattaaaaaaaataaagcaaagcgTAATAAAGGTAAAAAGGACAAAGAACTAGAGTGTTAGTATCAGTCTCCTGGTTCAGTAACAAACTCTTAGCAAAAGGGCAATGCTGCTGAACCACAGCTCTCAAGGaccaggctggagaagagcagctgcACCCACAGCAACTTACCCCAGCAGTTTGGCTTGAACATGGTATTAGGCAATTACAGCAGCTGATCAATTTCTCCAGAatgataaaaatgtaatttacattaaattatttaaaaaacccaagaaaccaATCTCAAACCTTTTGGAGTACAACTGTGGGTATGTGGGAccctaaaatattttgagaccATGGAGCCTGctacataaaaaattaaatcaataaaaaacCCTTATGAAAAAGACAGTTAATATACTTGGTAACAGAAGGTTATGTTTTTGGTTCTGGTGGTTctgtttttgtgggggtttttttggtttttttttttttttttttaatgtttcctaAAGTATGACACCCCCAGGCCCCTGGTACTTGTGTGGAATATGACTGAATGAGAGGCATTTATGTAAAGTAGCTCTTCCTAATGTCTAGCTCCATGGAACTAGGCTCAATTTTAACAAAAGAACATCAGaagttttttgtggtttttttaaagaatagtTTCTAAAAGAGGATCCTCTCCCCCCATGGAGAGCTATCGCACCAAATAATCCAACTTAGAGACATTAAAAGACATCCTGTTCAGAAAGCCCGgagaaaaactgtattttatctGCCCATAGTAAGTGGATgccactttttttaaaaaaaaacttctaaaagaacaaaaaaatttaattaaaaaaatatattacaaaagGCACTACTGAGCTTGCCAAAGCATTAAGTGCAGTGTTTAGGTTTGTACCAGTCACGAAGCTGTGAGGGTGCAGAGTTTGTGTAGAACAGTCACTGCCGTGTGAGCagccgggcacggccccggagGGGCGGGAGCCTGCGGGAGGCCGGCCCGTGTTTGCTAAACCTGGTGcccttcccttccagccctgccaggcgGCACCAGCCcatcctcctccatccctccccaccagcacagccctgcagagcttcaTTTTCTGATCAGATTCATACAGTAGataggtcttttttttttcttttctttttttctttctttttttttttttttttttttttaacctagaGAGCTGTTTCTGGAAGCTTTTCATGCACCATTACAAGCACTAGGCTTGATACGGAAAACTCTCTGGAGTTTTGAAAAGCTTTCTTATTCTCAGCATCACACTGTCAAAACAAGTCATTCTTACAGAAGGctgcagaataaaatta
It encodes the following:
- the PGAM5 gene encoding serine/threonine-protein phosphatase PGAM5, mitochondrial isoform X1, coding for MSVRRALALAACGLAGGSVLLSAVVVGKQPARGGGDSEPRPGGSAVPSAAPPGLLLLPPTASCPPTAGWIERPAGTGSYWDSNWDRREPLALINLKKKHEETGEEELASRLDHCKAKATRHIFLIRHSQYNLDGRADKDRTLTPLGREQAELTGRRLASLGLKFDQIIHSSMTRATETTEIISKHLPGVKKISTDLLREGAPIEPDPPVSHWKPEAVQYYEDGARIEAAFRNFIHRADAKQEEDSYEIFVCHANVIRYIVCRALQFPPEGWLRLSLNNGSITHLVIRPNGRVALRTLGDTGFMPPDKITRT
- the PGAM5 gene encoding serine/threonine-protein phosphatase PGAM5, mitochondrial isoform X2, with the protein product MSVRRALALAACGLAGGSVLLSAVVVGKQPARGGGDSEPRPGGSAVPSAAPPGLLLLPPTASCPPTAGWIERPAGTGSYWDSNWDRREPLALINLKKKHEETGEEELASRLDHCKAKATRHIFLIRHSQYNLDGRADKDRTLTPLGREQAELTGRRLASLGLKFDQIIHSSMTRATETTEIISKHLPGVKKISTDLLREGAPIEPDPPVSHWKPEAVYYEDGARIEAAFRNFIHRADAKQEEDSYEIFVCHANVIRYIVCRALQFPPEGWLRLSLNNGSITHLVIRPNGRVALRTLGDTGFMPPDKITRT